In one window of Streptomyces sp. FXJ1.172 DNA:
- a CDS encoding PP2C family protein-serine/threonine phosphatase, with protein MIESGRPRLRRRHGRGRFVRLSPVILTVVIASLAYATPPNMAFSRLLPSAPALAAAMWPVLPTVLLGTVCLFLMIGLSIVFPGLGTWWTAAGIVAVTVAAAYGSHVRLQRERTLFQVRLVADAAQQVVLSPMPRRCGSVEIESLYLAAAAEARIGGDFYEVVDTRYGVRLLIGDVRGKGLPAVGAAAAIVNAFREAAYGEADMVGVARRLDASSTRYNAAFPPEGPMERFATALLVEIPHGGGRIGILNCGHPPPLLLNRGELCALEPTAPSPLLNLAELIGDHYNVDTFDFAPGDVLLLYTDGVAEARAGDGEFFPLAAWMRRQPPAPPHELLTALHRDLLRYSRGRLDDDIAALAVRLCEPSE; from the coding sequence GTGATCGAGTCCGGACGGCCGCGGCTCCGTCGTCGCCACGGCCGGGGGAGGTTTGTACGGCTGTCGCCGGTCATCCTGACCGTCGTCATCGCCAGTCTGGCCTACGCCACTCCCCCGAACATGGCCTTCAGCCGCCTCCTGCCCTCGGCGCCGGCCCTCGCCGCCGCCATGTGGCCGGTGCTCCCCACCGTCCTGCTGGGGACGGTCTGCCTCTTTCTGATGATCGGCCTCAGCATCGTGTTCCCCGGTCTGGGGACGTGGTGGACGGCTGCGGGGATCGTCGCGGTCACCGTGGCGGCCGCGTACGGCAGTCATGTCCGGCTCCAGCGGGAGCGGACCCTCTTTCAGGTGCGGCTCGTCGCCGACGCGGCGCAGCAGGTGGTGCTCAGTCCCATGCCGCGCCGCTGCGGGAGCGTGGAGATCGAGTCGCTGTACCTGGCGGCCGCGGCGGAGGCCCGTATCGGCGGGGACTTCTACGAGGTGGTCGACACGCGGTACGGGGTCAGGCTGCTCATCGGTGACGTGCGGGGCAAGGGCCTGCCGGCGGTGGGGGCGGCCGCGGCGATCGTCAACGCCTTCCGGGAGGCGGCCTACGGCGAGGCCGACATGGTCGGCGTCGCGCGCCGGCTGGACGCCAGCAGCACCCGTTACAACGCGGCCTTCCCGCCCGAGGGACCGATGGAGCGCTTCGCCACCGCCCTGCTCGTCGAGATCCCGCACGGGGGCGGGCGTATCGGGATCCTCAACTGCGGACACCCCCCGCCGCTGCTCCTGAACCGCGGGGAACTGTGTGCCCTCGAGCCCACCGCCCCCTCGCCGCTGCTCAACCTCGCGGAGCTGATAGGCGATCACTACAATGTCGACACCTTCGACTTCGCCCCGGGCGACGTGCTGCTCCTCTACACCGACGGGGTCGCGGAGGCCCGCGCCGGAGACGGCGAGTTCTTCCCGCTGGCGGCCTGGATGCGCCGGCAGCCCCCGGCACCGCCCCACG